A single genomic interval of Treponema sp. J25 harbors:
- a CDS encoding aspartate aminotransferase family protein: protein MKQDTQREASLKVPRPLEGGKAAAASPTSKNLLCEGKATSMEALIQEAATSFMNTYHRLPVVFSHGKGARLYDVEGKEYIDFSSGIAVNCLGHSHPTLVQALQEQATRLLHTSNYFLSDTSVAFARMLCEAGRPLALERVFLCNSGAEANEGAIKIARKYSRDKYGPGRHRIITLRGSFHGRTITTLSATGQDKFHQHFDPFTEGFIYVPANDVRAFQAALDDTVCGVLMEPIQGESGIRPLEASYVQAVAELCAQKDVLLMFDEVQSGVGRTGSFFACEAFGVNPDVVTLAKGLAGGVPVGAILAGRKTATVLGVGDHGTTFGGNPLAAAAGLVVLKTVNNPSFLAEIQRKGDLIQSVIRGWNVPVITEVRGKGLMIGIDLTVDAWPVLEQALNKGVVLLTAGPKTLRLLPPYVISDEELKEGLAIIRNILDTIQKE from the coding sequence ATGAAACAGGATACTCAGAGAGAAGCGTCTCTTAAGGTTCCCAGGCCCCTCGAAGGAGGCAAGGCCGCCGCGGCCTCGCCAACAAGCAAAAATCTGCTGTGCGAGGGGAAGGCCACTTCAATGGAGGCCCTCATACAGGAAGCCGCCACTTCTTTTATGAACACCTACCATCGGCTTCCCGTGGTGTTTAGCCATGGGAAAGGGGCCCGGCTCTATGATGTAGAAGGGAAGGAATACATCGATTTTTCTTCGGGCATCGCGGTAAACTGCCTTGGCCACAGTCATCCCACCCTGGTCCAGGCACTCCAGGAACAGGCGACGCGGCTTCTCCACACATCGAATTACTTTTTAAGCGATACCTCCGTGGCCTTTGCCAGAATGCTCTGCGAAGCAGGACGTCCCCTCGCTCTGGAACGGGTGTTTCTCTGCAATTCCGGCGCCGAGGCGAACGAGGGGGCCATCAAGATTGCCCGCAAGTATTCCCGGGATAAGTATGGGCCGGGACGCCACCGGATTATCACCCTGCGGGGAAGTTTTCACGGGCGAACCATTACAACCCTTTCTGCCACAGGACAGGACAAATTCCACCAGCACTTTGACCCCTTTACCGAAGGCTTTATCTATGTGCCTGCCAACGACGTAAGGGCCTTTCAGGCAGCCCTGGATGATACGGTCTGTGGGGTGCTCATGGAGCCCATCCAGGGGGAAAGTGGTATCCGTCCCCTGGAAGCCTCCTACGTCCAGGCCGTAGCGGAGCTCTGCGCCCAAAAGGACGTGCTCCTCATGTTTGACGAAGTCCAGAGCGGCGTCGGCAGAACGGGTTCTTTCTTTGCCTGCGAAGCCTTTGGGGTTAACCCCGATGTGGTCACCCTCGCCAAGGGACTTGCCGGTGGGGTTCCCGTAGGAGCAATCCTGGCGGGGAGAAAAACCGCAACGGTCCTTGGAGTGGGAGACCATGGCACCACCTTCGGGGGCAATCCCCTGGCGGCCGCGGCAGGATTGGTGGTCCTCAAAACGGTGAATAATCCCTCCTTCCTTGCCGAAATTCAGCGAAAGGGGGACCTTATTCAGTCCGTCATCCGGGGATGGAATGTGCCGGTTATTACCGAGGTCCGCGGCAAGGGGCTCATGATTGGTATCGACCTCACGGTGGATGCCTGGCCTGTCTTAGAACAGGCCCTGAACAAAGGGGTGGTCCTTCTTACGGCGGGCCCCAAAACCCTGCGGCTCCTGCCGCCCTACGTGATTTCCGACGAGGAACTAAAAGAGGGCTTAGCCATTATACGGAATATTCTTGATACCATACAGAAGGAGTGA